agactctgggttcgcgcccaggctctgtcgcagccgggaggtccgtggggcgacgcacaattggcctagcgtcgtccgggttagggagggtttggccggtagggatatccttgtctcatcgcgcaccagcgactcctgtggcgggccgggtgcagtgcgtgctaaccaagggagccaggtgcacggtgtttcctccgactcattggtgtggctggcttccgggttggctctcccgagcccgtatgggagttgtagcgatgagacaagatagtaattactagcaattggataccacgaaaattggggagaaaagggggtaaaatttaaaaatatatatataataataataacaagtaACGCAATGTATATAGTCCgttggccattttattaattgttcagcagtcttatggcttgggggtagaagctgttaaggagccttttggtcctagacttggcgctccggtaccgcttgccgtgcggtagcagagagaacagtcttatgacttcggtgactggagtctttgacaatttttggggctttcctctgacaccgcctagtatataggtcctggatggcaggaatcttggccccagtgatgtactgggccgtacgcactaccctctgcagcaccttatggtcagatgcagagagcagttgccataccaggcggtgctGTTACATAAACTCTAATGCTAGAGCACTAGATACTTTTCAGCCTCTGACTGGGTAGACTCTAGGTTGCACAGTGTCACCTGAAATCCTGTATTCCTTTTACTTTCCACTAACAGAGTTCCTGGAGAGTATTGCTGTGATCTACCAGGACCTGCTGTCAGGGAAAAGCCCCAACACTGTGATCGTCCCAACCTCTACCTCAGTGGAACAGCTCCCCCAGGTGGCCACAGAGGAAACTGAGGCCCAGGAAGGAGTGGACTCCTCTGTCTTTGGAGAGTGCATCGAGGTGCTTTGTGAAAGGTTCAAACACAAGTAAGAAATAGTTCCACGATTACAATACATCTAAATAAATATTGTGACTAGCCTACAATGACAATATGAACAAACATTCAATGATTCTCAGGTAACACCAGCACTCGGGAGAAGATTATACGGGGGGTCAAATTAAGTTGTATTGAACCAATAGGGTACATATGATTGAACCAATAGGGTACATATGATTCATATGACTGATTAAAGATGCTCTATGTTGAAattgctccaccatttcctggttgctaaaattcaaatagtttgcctaatatcagtttatgtgacaaaacaagcaagtatagtgtagagaatcattgtaccatctaaacagcttttaaatatatttttccaaACCCAAAAATTTTGtaatttcagctgtttgaagctggtgtacaacacCGAAAGTAAAGGACGCAAAAACTAAGCTTAAAAACAGGAAGTATAGAAATAGTgcccatagaacagatctactgcatCTTATACTTGCTTTCAAtgggaatgacagatctataacacacatttctatgtgaatttggtcaggtccctgaaaaagttacatattgccgcTTCAAGTTAGAGTGATTTATTGATCTTGTGTGTTTCTCCATAGCCATCCTTCTACATCTGCCATTAGAGAGGTTCTGGAGCTAACACAGAGAGTGACATTctatggctttgtgatggctctGGTCAGACATGAGGGCGTCAACCAGGACATTGGTGAGAACTAGCCTACTGTGTTGTTATCTATTGATAACAAAGACTATTGTTCCAATAATGAAATAGAACTACAATGCATTACAATAAATGTTCCCTACTAGGCTTTTCATTTAATCACTGTTTATCTAGTGTTTATAATTGTGAGTTGACCTTGCTAGGTGCCCTACCAAACAAGTCAGAGCTTCTCATTGACCCTGAGATGGACCAGGAAGTGGAGAAACTGTGAGTAAACTGGAGCACATAATGTACCATAATCAAAACCTAAATTTGCCCATGTTTCTACTCCACTGTTAAAAATGGCTAATAGATCATGTTGCATGCCTTCATTGCCTTGACACAACTTGACTATGAACCTTCAGTCACCCTCTGGTTGGAAGCTCAGTCAGTTCCGTAGTACtgtgtgtcctctcctctcaacAGGATGAAATAGTATTATATCGTAATGTGTTATTATATCTCTATGCTCTCTACAGCATTGCCCAGATCGCTATCAGTCCTACgtccaacagcagcagcagtgtacCAGGACACAAGGAGCCCCCTAGGAAGGCCTCCCCACGCAAGTCCCTTCACCACCGCAAGAGGATCGAGATGGAGAGTGACGGATCCACCGAGGAGACAGACTCCTCAGAGAACTGAGCCTGGACTGAGGCTGACCTCCCAATGGCCCCCTTGGTCTCCCATTAACACACTTGTACACCCACTGACGGACTAAACTTGTCATTAACCCTGTTACAGCTATAGTGTCTGTGTTATAACTGTGTACTCTAGGCGAATTTCTGTAGAACTGTTATATATTTAGTACTATGAGAACCTGTCTGATGATTGCATTCCCTGTCTGAAAAGTGTGAAAGTTTTATTTTACAATAACGTCTCTTCAGGTTGGAGCTGTAATTCAGTGTTCCCTATCTGGTAACACGCATTCTTTCATGTAGTTATTTATGGTGtgataaggtgaatgcaccaatttgtaagtcgctctggataagagcgtatgctaaatgacttaaatataTCTGTATGTAATTTATGATTACCAACCCTGTATCAACTAATATAAAGATTGTTGATGGGTGTCACAATGTCGCCCATGGCAATAATGTCTCACTGCATGGCCAGGAAGATTTTTACACCTCAGGTTACCTCTTAGAGGGTTGTTTAGAGATGGAATCATCAAGAAAAATATAAATCAGTAAGTTCAGAGAggatgtaaacaccttcacatTTAATGACAAGAATTGACAtcctgtgttttttttctctACATTGTTTTGTTTGACATTGATATCATGCAATACACACTGGGTTTGATCAAACTTACTGTAGTACATTTCATTTACAAACAGCATATTTATATTGTACAGGTATTACATCTGTCCCACAGTGCCAGGATAACCTTCTCAAATAAAAAGGAAATACATAATGTATACAGTAATCACAATAATTAGAAAATAGGCACTACTTGTGGTTTGAAAACATGATTTTAGAACACATGCCTTCTGGGTGACTTTTAAAGTGGAAAGACCACAGTGATTCCAAGATCATATTTATTAAAGTGTTTTCCTTATACAGTAATCCCACCTTACAATTTGGGCCAAAAATATTGTTTCCAAGTTACAGTAGGAGTATGGGCTCTATTAAATCATATCCGCTTTGGCCGACATCCGCATTGCAGTTGTTTTGGAGGTGTCAGAGGTGGAACTGTGCTAAGAGCTGTCAAATCTACAAgcctaaagcggacattgccattggctgtaCGGAGTCACATGAATAAGAGAAAAAGAAAAGTGAATTCACCTTTTTGGTATTGGAAGATAGATGACAGGCCCTAGTCAAAGTTCATTGGTGAGAATGATGAACTGGACTTCATTTAAAACCTGTTATGATGTGATGGGGACCATTAATCCATTAATCCACTTTCCCATCCAACATACATACTAACTGATTCTGAAATCAAACACAGTGTGATTTTAAAAACAGTCCAGGGACACATACAGACAGATTGAAATCActgcctctctgtcttcctctgtacAAAGACAAGGTTTCCAGGTGACTTGATATAGTGATCTCATATCATTTGGAATTGCTCGTAAAGCCACACATATAGAAACATATTCTATCTTGATTTTGAGTGTGATATTAAATTAGATCTGAAATCTGTAACTACTTTTGGGAATTTCTGTACTGTAGTGCCGGTCCTTACATTTGGCTGCACACGTTACATTTTAAAAGTACTGTATTTTTGGCCAattacctttttttttaaagaaagataCATGTATGCTCTTTTGGATAGGATTGGTAATGCTTTAGTTTGGGTATTTCTGTAGACATGTTTGTGCTGTGGAAACATGACAGTGAATAGGAAGCCGCACCAAGTAGACCTGTGTGACAGATCAACATTGCTAAAAGCCTTACCATTCAATGCAGTAATCCACCATGCGAGTTGTTTCATCATGACACAACATTGGAGAAATGTACTATAGCGAGAAGAAAGCTACTCAATGAAGATGTCCTCTGTCGGGCATGAGTAGCCCACCGTTTCCTTGTAGTACAGCTGGAAGGCTCTCCTATAGGTAGGAACAACGCAAGAGAGGTTAGGTACAAATAGTGAGCAGTAGTTTGTGAATAGAAAGATGTATCATTATAAACAGTATGATGTTCATAATCATTAGCATATTTGGATAGTAAAGAAGAGATGAGTggcagagagaaaggaggagagagaaacgtTAGAGAGCTTACCCAACCGACTGAGCCAGAGGCATCATGGAGTCGTCTGACATAAACACATGGCAAGCAAACCTCTGGTGATCAGGATGTTTGGTGATGAATCCAAAATACCTGGAATCAATGGGAGAGGCGTGGTACAACATGCTCCAGATACAGTAGCTGCTACTTGCTAGTCTTTTTGCCCTTGAGATACAGCTCTTGAAGTTTCGTTAAATAAgttgcccactgggcacagacgtcagttttgatttacatttggttgagtggTCAACGGACATGGATTCAACATGGAATCAACAAAAAACTGGAAccgtgtcattggatttaggttcaaagttTAAAGTGAAAAAGACGAAATTCCCTTTCATTGATGACtgtgcaaatccaatcagtttcccacgttgattcaacgtcatcacctaatttttgggggggttgaaatgacatggaaagtTGATTGAACCAGTTTTTGCCAAGTGGGTGAGGTGGCCATCAATCTGATTTGGTATTTACAGGCCTGTAGCCTGGAGTTGAATGACTTCCTTAGTTAAGTATGTGTCATTTACTCACTTGTTATGTTTTGGGTGACAGCCGCAAAAGGAGATGTTCTTAAGCTGGAAAAAGTGAAAGCACTTATCCCCCTGTGAAAATATACATAGAGATGAGAGATCGTCACGGTGAGTTCCTGCACTAGCATGTGATGTCATAGAATTAGAGAGTACTTATAGAATGTGCTAGTTCTATTTCTATGGGTACAGTGGCTGTTGGGCCTGAGTGGGTGCATTATACTAGCGTagcctgggttccagtctgtTTCCGCTCATGTTTGCCATGGCAATTCAATAAAGAGTTgtcaagagagcagaaacagactgacTCTCaggccacaccacaccatacaccaCACCTCGGTAAGAACAGAACATAATGTTAGGCTCAGACCCTATGGTCTGTGTCTGAGAGTTTACTCATACAGTAAGCCAGTCCAATGGGACACACTGGTGGAACCACGAGTGAGGAGGATTAAAAAGTCTTAAGACTAAGTGGTCATTATGCAAGAGGGGTTATGTCACCGACCACAGGACCACAGTATCCCAGGAGGGAAATGTCCACCCTGCTAAAGGACTGCTGCTTTCCACCCAAGACTGTTTTGAAAAGATCTAGTCATACTTAACCTTGTCTTGAACCTTGCTTGAACCCTGTTTTGAAAAGGTCTAGTTATACTGTATTTTCCATGCCTACAGAAATACTCCAGACTTGTATTTTCCAATGTATGACAAACGTATGAGGGACTAGGACTAATGTATGACTACAAATTACTTACAGGATTAACTTTGGTCTGACTGGAACATTCCTTATCACAACATGTGTCTAGCTAATCGAAATGAAAAATGTGTACATTTACATGGGCCTTGAACACTGATGCATAAACTAATAACAGTGAGGCATTGTGAACACAGATATCAATAAAAAAGGGCATTTCAGTGTATAAGAGAGGACATACTCTTTCCGAGGTCCTACATTCATCTTGCACAATGATTTTCACCCCCTTCATGTTGATTTCCAGAATACATGCAGAGGGAGGCTGCATGGTCATCCGGCGGTTGTTAGCGATCTGTTGACGAACACAATAGCGCAGCTTGATTGTTTACATGTGCACGCCAGCATATCCACTCAGGTTTTAAATAAGCCAATCCGTTCTCAGACTGTAAGTACAATAGGCTGCCTAATCACGTTCTGTCTGTATTGTTCTTCCAATTGAGGATTGTGAAATTATGGTTGAGATTACAAACCCCAACACACCACCAGGGGGGCGGATACTGTACCTTTTGCATAGCAGCACAAAGCACATCGTTGCCTTTGTGGTAGGGTACGTTAACAGAACCCAGGAACTTCACTCGGAACCTGTCTACCCAGTCCTCTTTGTCATCTAACGGAGATAGGGTAAGACAAAGGCAAGGGCAAAGACACACTTAGAGTTCTATTTGTCAGCATATTATGCATTAGAGGTTCATTCAGAGCCAAATCAGGCTATTTAAAGATCCTATCCATCCTATGCTGTTTGTGCTCTCTTGCCAAAATGCCAACTCCTATGTGCAAACATATTTGGCATGACAATAAGGgacaaggagttggcaagagGGCACAGACTTGCACTCAGGCTAATGAACTGAATGCATTTCATAGAACGTCTATATTGATCCTATAACCAAACACTGATGCCCAAAGTGTATTGATGACAGTACCTTTGCTGTGTCCAAAGCCTGTCTAATGGATTAAATAAACCATCATAAACAGTATAAACCATATTTGATACCTTTGATGGGTTCCTGGGTGACCTTGGCAGCGTAGTAGGCAGGGAAGATGCCGCAGGCCCCAGTTCTCATGTTGTAGGCCTTACACCACAGATCATCAGCCTGAACCTCCATAAGCAGAGGGTCGTCCACTTCTAGCTCCAGCTCATCGCCATGGCGAGGGACAAACCTGTCAATCACACAGACGGCATGGTTAATCattcaatcaataaatcaatcaaatgtatttacaaagtGTTTTTTGGATTATCTTGCTAATGAGGTGTTAATCACACTGACCACTATGATGTTATGTTTGATATTAATCCATGTAATGAATCTCTAATGTGTTTGTCGGTACCTGAAGGAGGACCCTGTGTAAGATTGCTTCAAGCATTTATAAATATTTCTATCACAGCATTG
This genomic stretch from Salvelinus alpinus chromosome 15, SLU_Salpinus.1, whole genome shotgun sequence harbors:
- the cstpp1 gene encoding centriolar satellite-associated tubulin polyglutamylase complex regulator 1 → MCTKMNPDRFNPTLSVDEYLAESNVLFYLNDAVTQLLEHKEEYTQFGIVRYFAEYFSSVKNGNHVLFREFGYIKATAHNRASFIRVLWRCFRQIGKNGDLLAMLEYSSLLQLLCPDFPVEMVQHAARIVLMDDAMDCLMSFSDFLFSFQIQFYFEEFLESIAVIYQDLLSGKSPNTVIVPTSTSVEQLPQVATEETEAQEGVDSSVFGECIEVLCERFKHNHPSTSAIREVLELTQRVTFYGFVMALVRHEGVNQDIGALPNKSELLIDPEMDQEVEKLIAQIAISPTSNSSSSVPGHKEPPRKASPRKSLHHRKRIEMESDGSTEETDSSEN